Within Bdellovibrio bacteriovorus HD100, the genomic segment TGGTGGGTGCGACAACAATGACTGCGGTTGGTAAAGCGGCTCAGAAAATCGTTCAAGAGATCGCTCGTCAATTCAAAGAAATCCCAGGTCTTCGTGAAGGTAAAGCGGAACCACAACCAGCTAAGATCGTGGACATTGCAACTCAGGCTGCATTGTTCGAAATGATCCTGCCAGGTATGATCGCGATCCTTGCTCCAGTGGCAGTTGGTTTCTTGTTGGGGCCTCAGGCTTTGGCAGGTCTACTTGCTGGTGGTTTGGCTGTCGGTGCAACTATGTCCCTGTTCATGGCGAACGCGGGTGGTGCATGGGATAACGCTAAGAAATACATCGAAAAAGGCGGCCTTCCAGGTCATCCAAAAGGTTCCGATGCTCACAAAGCAGCGGTTGTTGGTGACACTGTCGGTGACCCGTTCAAAGACACTTCCGGTCCTGGCGTTGCGATCCTTATCAAAGTTATGTCCGTCGTATCTTTGTTGATCGCTCAATTGATCGCTACTATCGGCGGCTAAGGCGCGGCAGCGCAGGAGGCCGTAGGGCCGCTACTCCGGCACTGCCGGAGTGTAAGCGGTCGCGAAGGCTGGACTTCGGCTCTGCCGAGGAGGCGTAGCTGGACTCCGGCTCTGCCGAGGAGGCGTAGCTGGACTTTCTTCCTGGTTACAATTCAAACCCCACAAGCTAACACTTGTGGGGTTTTCTTTTTTTTGTCCACAGGACCTCGGGCCATTCTGACACCAAACTTGTGACAAGTCTGTTTGGCAGGTCGTATAAACAAGTATGCGTAAACCACAACTTGCACTTTACGGAACACTCTTGGCTTTACTGCTTTCTTCCTGCGGCGGCATCGAATCGATGATTGGTCCGTCCGAAATTCTTTACGAAATTCCTTCTGAAATGTTTTATCAGACCAAGGGTGACTGCACCCAAGGTGATCTGTCTTTCAGTATTCTGGTGGCGGCAGGCACGCAAATGTGGACGGATCCCGCAGCCGTACTGCATTCGCAGCAAGAGCTTTATCTGCACTCCAATCAAACCTTTGATATGCGCTATCGTGAATTCACTTTGGATGATGTGGCCTTTGATACAAGGTTGCAATCGCGTTTCAGTATCGATGGCCACAGTGGGCGCGTGAAGCTCAACGGAGTCGGTGAAGGTTTTGTGATTCAGGACAACGGACGCCGCTATTTGCAATTGCAGTTCACTCAAGCCCTGAACTCGCCAGAGCTGGTTGGTAAAACGGCGCGCTTTCGTTTGATGAATTCAATGAACGGACTCGACACGGACCGTGCCGAGTATTGTGGATACACGCTGTATTAGGACTTCGCTGCCAGAACCCAGATACCGACCAGAATAAACAAACTGCCGGAAACGTACTTCATGACTTGGGGGCTTAACATGGTCCCCAGGAATTTTCCAAAGATCACTCCCAGGGCGCCAGCCAGACCCAGAGCCAACACAACGGCCAGTAATACCGTCATTGTCGACTTTGTTTGTGAAGATGCAGCCAACGCAGCAAATTGGGTCTTGTCTCCCATTTCAGCCAAAAATATAGTGATAAAGGTGCTGGCAAAAATCTTCCAATCCATCATGGGTCCTTTGTTCGAAAAATGAAAACCTAGTGATAAAAGGATAGGTGAGGGAAGGCAAGTTTGAAAAGTCGATTTATTACCGCCATGGATCTTTTGCAGGAAGAAGCTTCCAAAGGAGACCTCACTTTGCGAAGAGTCTTCCAACTATTGGGAGAAGAAGGCCACGCCATGCTGGTGTTGTTCTTCTGTCTGCCGTTCTTGCAGCCGATCCCTATTCCCGGACTTTCCACTCCGTTGGGAATCATGATTTCAGTGGTGGCGTTTTTCCTTTATCTGCAAAGGCCCCCGTGGCTTCCCAAACGATTTGAAAATGTGAAACTCTCCTCCGAGCTGGTGATCAAGGTCTCGGAAGTGGCGGAAAAGATCTGGACGTACGTTTCCCGCATCGTCAAAGAGCGCCTGACCTTCTTCCATGACCTGTGGTTTTTCCGCATGGTGAATCTGGTGGTGTTTGTGATAAATGCCGCCCTTCTTTCGCTGCCGTTGCCGATTCCCTTTTCCAACACGGTGCCGGCGGTGGGAATCATTCTGTGCGCCATCGGCCACATGGAAAAAGACGGTGTTTTTATCCTTTTTAGCTACCTGTGGTGTCTTATTGTTGCTTCGTTCTTTGCAACACTGGCCATGGGGGCGATCAACTTCGTTTAGCAATCCCAAGGTCCAGCCGTACAGAAAGGACCAACAAGACCTCAAGCTCTTTGTCGGACTTCCCGGGCTGCTCTAAGATGATTATCTAGAGGGGGTACTCATATGGGAAAATGGATTGCAGCAGTTTTGATTCTTTGTTTTGCCAATATATCAATCGCCAAGGGGCCGAATGACGTCTGCGCCCAGGATCGCGAAACACTGTGCGGAAAAGTCGAGCGTGGTGAGGGCCGTGTGCTGAAGTGCATGATGGAAAACAAGGACAAGCTGTCAGCCGACTGTAAGGCTAAGTTCGAGAAAATGAAAGATCACGCGATGGAGATGAAAGATGCCTGTCACGAGGATCATGAAAAGTTCTGCGCGAATGCCTCTGGAGGCAAGGGTCGCAAAATGAAATGCATGATGGAACATAAAGATGAACTGTCTGCAGACTGCAGGGCGCAAATGGAAAACATGAAGGACGCCCGCAAGAAAATGAGAAAGGGTAACTAAAGAACCTTATGCGCGAAAGAAGTCTTAGACTCAGTCTTTTCGACGCTTTTCTTTGTTCACTGATGATTGGAGCCGGCGAAACTTATTTGCCGGCTTATTCTTTATCCATCGGCATGGGCGAAATCTTTGCCGGTATTCTTTCAACGCTTCCGATTGTCAGCGGAGCGTTCCTGCAGCTGATCACCCCGCGCGGATTGCAGCGCATTCGGTCTCATAAAAACTGGGTGGTGGCGTCCGCCACGTTGCAGGCTCTGACCTTCATTCCATTGATTTATTTTTCGGCCACGAAAGCGCCGAATTTCTGGATGCTGTTTTTGATTTTGTCTTTGTACTGGGGCTCTGGCTTTGCTGCGGGACCGGCGTGGAACTACTGGATGGGCCGTCTGGTGCAAGTCGAAGAGGGCAGCCGCTATTTTGCCAAACGCGCCCGGGTTTCCCAGTTCGGAATTCTGCTGGGACTGATCGGGGGCGGTGTGGCCCTGCACAACAATGTTGAGATCGGACCTTTTTCGTCGGTCTTTACGATGCTCTTTGTGTTTGCTTTTGCCTGCCGTCTGATTTCATCGTTCATTCTTTCATCACAGTATTTTGACCCGGCCTGGAACAAGGAACCAAAACTTGGTTTCCGCGCCTCTTGGAAAGTCTTTTGGGCGAACAAATCCAAACGCCAGTTTTTCTTTTACCTGGCGCCGTTTCAGGC encodes:
- a CDS encoding TMEM165/GDT1 family protein; its protein translation is MMDWKIFASTFITIFLAEMGDKTQFAALAASSQTKSTMTVLLAVVLALGLAGALGVIFGKFLGTMLSPQVMKYVSGSLFILVGIWVLAAKS
- a CDS encoding exopolysaccharide biosynthesis protein — translated: MKSRFITAMDLLQEEASKGDLTLRRVFQLLGEEGHAMLVLFFCLPFLQPIPIPGLSTPLGIMISVVAFFLYLQRPPWLPKRFENVKLSSELVIKVSEVAEKIWTYVSRIVKERLTFFHDLWFFRMVNLVVFVINAALLSLPLPIPFSNTVPAVGIILCAIGHMEKDGVFILFSYLWCLIVASFFATLAMGAINFV
- a CDS encoding cysteine rich repeat-containing protein gives rise to the protein MGKWIAAVLILCFANISIAKGPNDVCAQDRETLCGKVERGEGRVLKCMMENKDKLSADCKAKFEKMKDHAMEMKDACHEDHEKFCANASGGKGRKMKCMMEHKDELSADCRAQMENMKDARKKMRKGN
- a CDS encoding MFS transporter, whose product is MRERSLRLSLFDAFLCSLMIGAGETYLPAYSLSIGMGEIFAGILSTLPIVSGAFLQLITPRGLQRIRSHKNWVVASATLQALTFIPLIYFSATKAPNFWMLFLILSLYWGSGFAAGPAWNYWMGRLVQVEEGSRYFAKRARVSQFGILLGLIGGGVALHNNVEIGPFSSVFTMLFVFAFACRLISSFILSSQYFDPAWNKEPKLGFRASWKVFWANKSKRQFFFYLAPFQAAVFVSSPFVTPYMLAQVKMDYGAYMTAIGVLFIGKILTLTLIDRFRQSASGFNLLVFGAGAIVPLPAMWAVSSDMYFIFFLQFISGMAWAFVEVGLSLIFFKDIKHDEKVPMLTVYNLLNSLAIILGTYIGGKVLWVFGEKVSSYYAVFILGSLVRGAGFYPLYRYVRNHLGNSERLGEGLSTEKAS